The genomic region CGTAGACCTCATCATCACACCAGGGCTCTAAAGGGACATTGACCGTAAAACCTCTTCCCTCCCCTTCTCCTATTTCCGTTTCCCAACCCGACCAGGGGTAGAGGGTCCTCCCGGTCTCATGAAGGGAAATAAACAAGACCCTCGGATCTTGATAGAAGGCCTCCTGAACCCCGTTTCCATGATGGGCATCGCAATCGATAAAGGCGATTTTTAACCCCTGGACGTTCCTGAGGGCCTCTATGACGGTAATAGCAATGTCGTTCACGTAACAGAAGCCTTCCACATGATCAGACCGGGCATGGTGAAAACCTCCGAAAGGGTTAAAGGCCGCATCGGCCTGGCCCTTAAGGATATGTTGCATGGCCTGATAGGTCCCTCCGGCCCCCCGCAACGACCACTCATAGATGCCCGGGAGGATGGGATTGTCCGTGGTTCCTAAACCGTATTCCAGCATCTCGAGGCTGAACTCGCCCTGACTGGCCTTTTGGATTAAATGAATCAACTGGGGCGTATGAAACAGGGTCAGGAGGTTCTCGTCCAAGGGTTCAGGGTCGAGGGTCGTCATCCAGGGATGATTCATAACCCCATACCGGGTACAAAGGTCGTAGGTTTTGGTGGCCCTTTCAGGCTTATAGGGGTGGTCGTATCCAAAATCAAATTGGCCCATCTCTCCGGAATAAACAAAGATCGTCTTCATGATTACCTCATCGTTTGGCTTAAAGGCGGTCCTTCAATCGCGGCCCAATGGGAGCCTCAACCAGTTCAACCGATGGCATCGGCTATCATGGTCAGGAGTCTTTGGGGTGAGATCGGTTTGGAGATAAAAAGGGTGGCTCCTACTTCAAGCCCTCGCTTTTTATCCTCTTCCTGGTTTTTGGCGGTCAGAAATAATATGGGTTTGTCTTTGTAGTTGTTTTTCTTCCGGATCATCTTGCAGAGCTCGAACCCATCCATTTCCGGCATGATGATGTCGAGTATCAGGAGATCAAAATCTTCCGTATCGATTTTTTTAAGGGCTTCGGAACCTCTGGAAAAGGGTTGGACTTCATAATTTTCAGAGCTGAGCAGTTCCTTCAAGGCGAGGAGAACCAGTTCATCATCATCCACAATAAGTATGCGTTTAGCCATTTCCTAACTCCTTTTAGATTCTTAAATTGTCATTCTGAATTTATCACTCACTTTTCTAAAACAAGAGATCATCCGCTTCTGGTCGGACGATCCCGGATTAAACTATCGATCCTGGATTCTGGATAAAATGAAGCATCCAGCAAGGAGCACTTCGTTTGAGTGAAGAGGCAAGTCCCCTTTAGACTCCGACCCGGAGGGCCTCAGGTTCGTCGAAGACGAAGGCGCCTCAAGCGAAGCGATCCTTAAACACTCCG from Deltaproteobacteria bacterium harbors:
- a CDS encoding acetoin utilization protein AcuC — protein: MKTIFVYSGEMGQFDFGYDHPYKPERATKTYDLCTRYGVMNHPWMTTLDPEPLDENLLTLFHTPQLIHLIQKASQGEFSLEMLEYGLGTTDNPILPGIYEWSLRGAGGTYQAMQHILKGQADAAFNPFGGFHHARSDHVEGFCYVNDIAITVIEALRNVQGLKIAFIDCDAHHGNGVQEAFYQDPRVLFISLHETGRTLYPWSGWETEIGEGEGRGFTVNVPLEPWCDDEVYALAFDGVVPPLVRSFRPDIIIAELGADTLISDPMTHLRLTNNGYQRTVRAIQELCPKVLGLGGGGYDLYRTARCWTLAWAILNQVVPVDEFAGLVGGMMFGPEMEVGSLYDYPYLSEGETKEKALQEARRVVDYIQKTVFPLHGL
- a CDS encoding response regulator yields the protein MAKRILIVDDDELVLLALKELLSSENYEVQPFSRGSEALKKIDTEDFDLLILDIIMPEMDGFELCKMIRKKNNYKDKPILFLTAKNQEEDKKRGLEVGATLFISKPISPQRLLTMIADAIG